The genomic DNA ATATCTGGCTACACCGTGGTCACGAACACCTCTCGCCTCGGCCTCATGCGAGCGATCATCGGTCTGGAAGTGGTCGGGCCTTCGATTAATTCGGTCATCGATGAGCTGCGCAAGCTGGAGGAGATAGAATTCATTCACAAGGTTTTCGGTGACCATTCCTTGCTTTGCGAGGTTTACACCAAGAGCGTGGATTCGCTCTACGACCTCATTCAGAACCGGATTGTCAAGGTCCCCAACATCCAGAACGTGGAAGTGGACATTTTCATAGAGAAGATAGTCATGAACCCGGACGCGGAGCTGGACCTCGTTTCCATCCAGCCATCTCTGAATAAGTGAGGGGGAGCTTCCAGCGCAGGTGTTTATTACGCGGAGCACGTTATCGGGCTGCATGAAGCTGGGTCCCGCACCGAAGAAGTACTTCGAGGACGGCCAACGCACGGTCGACCCGGCGACAACGCTCAAGCGCGTCGAGCCTCTCTGCAAGGTGGCCGGCGTGACCAGAGTGGCGGACATCACCGGATTGGACCGACTGGGCATTCCGGTCTTCTCCAGCATCAGGCCTTCCGCTGAGAGCGGCGCGGTCTCGGTCTACAATGGCAAGGGAGCTTCGTCCGAGCAGGCAAAGGTCTCGGCGATCATGGAGGCTCTGGAGCGCTATTCGGGAGAGGTTCGGGGAGACAGGGTGGTGCGAAAAGGCCTGGAGGACATGCTGGCCTCGGAGAATTCCATCGATCCCCGGTCCCTGGTCCTTCCTCAACGGACCACAATGCACATCATGCATCAGCCCATCGCCTGGGTGAAAGGCTGGGACCTCATCGAGAAGGAGGAGGTCTACGTTCCGGCCAGCGCGGTCTTCCACCCTTACACTTCGAAACAAGATATGCCGCTCTTCCGCACCAACACCAACGGGTTGGCCTCGGGCAACACCATGGAGGAGGCGTTGCTTCACGGAATATGTGAGGTGGTGGAAAGGGACGCCTGGTCCCTGTGCGAGGCCAAGCGGAAGGTGCGGGGGGAGGTGATACCTCCGGAGAAGGACGGCCTGGTCTCGAGGCTGCTGGATAGATTCAAAGAGCAAGGGGTCGAGGTCCACCTGAAGGACCTTACCAGCGATGTGGGCCTGCCGACCTTCGCCGCCGCGGCCGACGATGTGAGGCTCCAGGACCCCGCTCTCCTCTCCCTGGGAATGGGCACGCACATGAACCCCCGCATAACGGTCATTCGAGCCTTGACGGAGGTGGCCCAGAGCCGCCTGACGCAGATACATGGTGCCAGGGAAGACACCGTTCACGCTGACCAGAACCGCAAGCTCGGCTACGAACGCATGAAGAACCTGAACAAGATGTGGTTCTTCCCCTCGGCGGAGAAGCGTAGGCTGGACGACTACGAGGCATTGGACACTCCGGATGTCTTCGATGATCTGCAGATCGTGCTGGAGCGGCTCCGCAAACACGGATTCAAACGGGTGGTGGCCGTGGACCTGACGAGGAAGGAACTGGACATCCCGGTGGTGAGGGTGATCGTGCCTGGCATGGAGGTCTTCGCTTTGGATGACGAACGCGCCGGGCGCAGGCTCAGAGGGGAGTGGCCTTGAGCACCGTGGTCTTCTTGGGACCATCACTGCCGCATTCCGAGGCGAAGAAGATACTGGAGGCGGAGTTTCGTCCCCCGATTAGACGAGGCGACCTGCCAACGCTGCCCGAGGATGTCCGCCTGGTAGGGATCATCGACGGTGTGTTCATGTCCGAGGCCGCCGTCGGCCATAGAGAGATAGTCACGCTCCTGAAGCGTGGTACGAAGGTAGTAGGCGGAGGCAGCATGGGGGCCTTACGCGCATCCGAGCTGGAGAGCTTTGGAATGAGGGGAGTGGGGAGGATATTCGAACTCTACCTATCTGGTCAGGTGGAAGGAGACGACGAGGTGGCGCTCATTTTCCATCCAGAGACGCTCGAGGCGCTCTCCGAGCCATTGGTGAACATAAGGCTCAACCTGACGCGAGCGGTGGAGGCAGGGATCGTCAGCGAGAGCGATGCGTCGTTCGCGTTGGAGCGCATGAAACAGACGTATTTTCCGAAGCGAAGCATAGCCCTTCTACTAGATGTAGTGTTTGAGAGCGCGGGAGAGGGCGTCGCGAGAAACTTGAAAACATACATCGATGCAGAATATGAGGATTTCAAGCGGAAGGACGCACTAGAAGTGCTATCTACGTTGAGAAAAATGCAGGAAAACGCTAAAAAATGAGGGATTCCTTAACAACCTTAAATTGCAGTTTTACCGCGTTAAGTGGTGTCACGGTTAACGGACTAAATCGCAATAAATATTAGGTAGCAAATAAATTTCAATTGTTAAGCTGGATGGTCATTCGAGCTAATCAATTGTTTAGGGGTGGATGGATTATCCATCCATAACCAAGCTTATATGCCCTACGGCGCTTTGTTGTGTCGAGTAAGGGGAACCGGTTTTCGTCGAGAGAACGCTAGATTGGGGGATAAGTTGTAAAGCCTAGCTGCTCTCGATGAGAGTCGAGTTTTTCTAGAGAAAAGGAGGTAAAGAATGGCGAAATACAAGGACAAAATCGACTTGTACGACGACAGGGGCAAGCTTATTGAGAAGAACGTACCCCTGGAAGCGATCAGTCCTTTGAAGAATCCCGGCATCAAGCGCATCGGGTATCTCGCAAAGAGGACAACCGCCGTCGACCTCGCTGGTATTGAGAAGAGCCTCAAGACCGGGCGAGTCGGTGGCGGCTATATCAAGGGAAAGGAGATAGATGCGCCGGTTGTCAAGGACGCAGAAAAGGTTGCGAAGGCCGTCCGTGACATGATCAGGGTCTCAAAGGATGACGATACGGAAGTTAGGGTCCTGGGAGACGGCAAGAAGTTAATCGTCATGGTTCCGACCGCCAGGCTGGACGCCGGTATCGAATATACCACCGGCTTCACCGCCGCCGCGGCCGCTGTGACGCAGGCCATCATTGACCTGTACGACGTGGACATGTACCACGCCAACATGGTCAAGGCCGCCGTCTGGGGCAGATACCCGCAGACCCTGAACTTCATGGGATCGAACCTGAAATCCATCCTCGAGGTTCCGCAGAACAACGAGGGTGCTGGCTACGCGCTGAGGAACATCATGGCGAACCATATCGTTGCCATATCCGGCAAGAACGCCATGAACGCCGCCGCGCTGTCGTCCATCTTCGAGCAGACAGCTATGTTCGAGATGGGTGACGCGATCGGACCGTTCGAGCGGGGACACCTGCTCGCGCTGGCCTATCAGGGACTGAACGCGAACAACATGACGTACAGCATCGTGAAAGAGAACGGAAAGACCGGTACGGTCGGTAGCGTGGTCGAGAGCATAGTCGGACGCGCCATCGAGGACAAGGTCATCAGGGTGAAGGAGAAGCTGCCTTCTGGCTACAAGGTGTACACCACCAACGATATCCCGTTGTGGAACGCCTACGCGGCCTGTGGGTTGCTCTGCGCCATCATGGTGAACGTTGGTGCCGCGAGGGCGTCGCAAGGCGTGCCATCAACCATCCTGTACTTCAACGACCTACTGGAGCACGAGACTGGGCTACCGGGCACTGACTACGGTCGAGCCATGGGTACCTCGGTCGGCATGAGCTTCTTCAGCCACTCCATCTATGGCGGTGGCGGTCCGGGTCTGTTCCACGGCAACCACGTCGTGACCAAGCACGCGAAGGGCACGGTCATTCCGGTGATCGCGGCCGGCTGCGCGCTGGATGCCGGTACCCAGATGTTCTCGCCCGAGGCGACGAGCCCACTGGTGAGAGACGTCTTCGGTGACATACCGGAGTTCAAGGCACC from Methanomassiliicoccales archaeon includes the following:
- a CDS encoding Lrp/AsnC family transcriptional regulator → MKILRMLRDDSRESMGSMANKLGISKATVSRRISKMESEDLISGYTVVTNTSRLGLMRAIIGLEVVGPSINSVIDELRKLEEIEFIHKVFGDHSLLCEVYTKSVDSLYDLIQNRIVKVPNIQNVEVDIFIEKIVMNPDAELDLVSIQPSLNK
- a CDS encoding YcaO-related McrA-glycine thioamidation protein — encoded protein: MKLGPAPKKYFEDGQRTVDPATTLKRVEPLCKVAGVTRVADITGLDRLGIPVFSSIRPSAESGAVSVYNGKGASSEQAKVSAIMEALERYSGEVRGDRVVRKGLEDMLASENSIDPRSLVLPQRTTMHIMHQPIAWVKGWDLIEKEEVYVPASAVFHPYTSKQDMPLFRTNTNGLASGNTMEEALLHGICEVVERDAWSLCEAKRKVRGEVIPPEKDGLVSRLLDRFKEQGVEVHLKDLTSDVGLPTFAAAADDVRLQDPALLSLGMGTHMNPRITVIRALTEVAQSRLTQIHGAREDTVHADQNRKLGYERMKNLNKMWFFPSAEKRRLDDYEALDTPDVFDDLQIVLERLRKHGFKRVVAVDLTRKELDIPVVRVIVPGMEVFALDDERAGRRLRGEWP
- a CDS encoding TfuA-related McrA-glycine thioamidation protein → MVFLGPSLPHSEAKKILEAEFRPPIRRGDLPTLPEDVRLVGIIDGVFMSEAAVGHREIVTLLKRGTKVVGGGSMGALRASELESFGMRGVGRIFELYLSGQVEGDDEVALIFHPETLEALSEPLVNIRLNLTRAVEAGIVSESDASFALERMKQTYFPKRSIALLLDVVFESAGEGVARNLKTYIDAEYEDFKRKDALEVLSTLRKMQENAKK
- the mcrB gene encoding coenzyme-B sulfoethylthiotransferase subunit beta codes for the protein MAKYKDKIDLYDDRGKLIEKNVPLEAISPLKNPGIKRIGYLAKRTTAVDLAGIEKSLKTGRVGGGYIKGKEIDAPVVKDAEKVAKAVRDMIRVSKDDDTEVRVLGDGKKLIVMVPTARLDAGIEYTTGFTAAAAAVTQAIIDLYDVDMYHANMVKAAVWGRYPQTLNFMGSNLKSILEVPQNNEGAGYALRNIMANHIVAISGKNAMNAAALSSIFEQTAMFEMGDAIGPFERGHLLALAYQGLNANNMTYSIVKENGKTGTVGSVVESIVGRAIEDKVIRVKEKLPSGYKVYTTNDIPLWNAYAACGLLCAIMVNVGAARASQGVPSTILYFNDLLEHETGLPGTDYGRAMGTSVGMSFFSHSIYGGGGPGLFHGNHVVTKHAKGTVIPVIAAGCALDAGTQMFSPEATSPLVRDVFGDIPEFKAPIKAVGKEAKKIMGEVA